CATTCTTGATTTTCTAAatctctattatatcccccttaATCATGCttaagtactccacttagaaagtAACgttcagttgcacacatacaatatgggaaatgactgcctaggaaggagtactgcggaaagagatctggggatcactgtggatcacaagctaaatataagacaacagtgtaacactgttataaaaaatgcaaacatcattctgggatgtattaacaggagtgttgtaagcaaaacacgagaagtaattattcCTCTCTACTCAGTGCTGATacggcctcaactggagtattgtgttcagttctgggtgccactttcaggaaagaggtgaacaaattggagtaagtccagagaagagcaacaaaaatgattaaagtctagaaaacatgacctatgagggaagattgaaaaaaaatgggtctgtttagtttggagaagagaaggctgagaggggacatgataacaggtttcaagtacataaaaggttgttacaaggaagagggagaaaaaaaatattcttaacATCTGAGGATAGGAAAAGTGGCATGGGgtacagcagggggctcagggcagggagttggggtgcagggtgcaggaggggtttgggctctggcccaGCACTGCTTACCTGGAGTGGTATTAGGGTGGCAGCAGTGCACACAGAGGCCagagcaggctccctacctgcctgtactggccctggcctggcggtgctttagccactgggggaggggagctccgCACGCTGCTCTTCCTGTGTGTGCCTCGCCCAaagttcccattggccacggttccccattcccggccaataggagctttgGGGGAGATACCCACGGGCaagagcagcacacagagccctctgccctccctcccctaggggccacagggatgtgatACTGGTCACTTCCTGGAGCAGCTCTGGGTCTGCggtgccacaggggtggcaatcccgcCAGCCATATctaaagccctgaggggctggatccagcccacgagccgcagtttgcccacccctggtctagataatacttagtcctgccttgagtgcagggggctggactagatacctctcaagatcccttccagttctatgattctgttagcCTTTTAGACTTCTTTTGTGTATTGAgatgaagttttcagagaactagccacaatgactccaagatctctttctagagtggtaacagataatttagaaccCACCATtaccattttatatatatagtttggATTATTTCTTCCAACGCACATTGCTCTCacttatcaatgttgaatttcatctgccattttgttgcccagtcacccagtttactGCAGTCaggtttggacttaactatcttgaataattttgtatcatctggaaactttgccacttcacagtTCATTTCCTTCCCCAGATCATCAATGAATATGtcgaacagcacaggtcccagtacggATGCTTGGGAGACCCCACTCTTGATCTCTCTCCAttttaaaaactgaccatttattcttaccctttgtttcttattttttaaccggttactgatccatgagaggactttccctgtTATCCCCTGAATAATTTccttcagagcctttggggagggaccatgtcaaatgctttctgaaaatcctaGTACACTATATAGACTTcatcacccttatccacatgtttgttgactccctcaaagaattctaatagattggtgaggcatgaattCTTTACAAAAGGTGTTTTGACTCCTTCACAACAAATTCTGTCCAtcaatgtgtctgataattctgttctttaatatAGTTTCTACCAGTATGCTCAGTACTGAAGTTAGGatcactggcctgtaattcccaggATTGCCtctgaggtcctttttaaaaattagagttACATTTGTTACCATCCAGTCATCTggcacagaggctgatttaagtgataggttacatattaCTGTTTGTactcctgcaatttcatatttgagttccttcagaactcttgagtgaatatcatctggtcctgataatttattactgtttaatttatcaaattGTTCTAAAATCTCTTGTATGGATACATCAGTACAGGACAGTAATTCAGTAAGGTCTCCCTagaatattgcaggaaattgccatgtcTGTCACAGTTAGTTCCATGGCATCACACAAGTCCCCCCCTACTTGAAAATATATCATCAATGTAAGTAGGGGAGATAAAGTATGAAAGTGGGAATTTCAAAGGAGCACAAGGAAACTAGTCACCTAACTTgtattgaaattcaatgggataTGGGCAATTAATTTCCACACATTCCTTTGAAAATGCCAGCTTGAATCCACATCTGACACTCAATGGGAGCTTGTTACCCAACTCCCTTAGGCCTAGGCCCCGGTGTAATTATCAATGGGTGCATCCATACAGATCCTAACAAATGCCACACAAATTTAGCAACTTGGAATTTTCAGCATACCAAATTTGTATTTCTCTCACTTGAGTTCATCTGTAAGTCAACATCAGGTTGTTACAGTCAATGAGGAACCCTATAAAATAAAGAAATGTTCACATGCACTAAGAATGATCTTCAGGAAATTTTAATTTGGGTCTCTTTGAGAATATTTCTACTAAATGCAGACCATTTGAAAATGACTTTACATCCCACTGATTACCTTTTCCAGGGCTCGCTTCACCTCTTTGTTTCTTAGAGTGTAAATGAAAGGGTTTAATAGAGGAGTTACAATAGTGTTAAAGACGTTGACTATTTTGTTTAAATCCAATGAGTTCTGTGCAGAAGGCTTGACATACAGAAAAATGGTGGAGCCGTACCAGATAGTTACGACAGTGAGATGGGCAGAGcaagtggaaaaggccttttgcaggcCTTGGGCTGAGGGGATTCTACAGATGGTGGAGATTATGTAAATGTACGAGATTAGAGTTATTGCACATGAGCCCAGGAGGACATTAATAGAGACGATAAAAGTTGCCAGCTCAACGAGGCTCGTGTCAGTGCAGGAAAGTGCTATCCAGGAATCAATGTCACAGAAGAAGTGATTGATAATGTTAGGTCCACAGAAAGACAACCTGGATATTAGAGATGCCAACACAGAGATAACCAGGAACCCACACAGCCAAGAGATGAGGGCCAGCTGAGCAGAGACGGTGCTGTTCATGAGGGAGCTATAGCGCAATGGATGACATATGGCCAAATAGCGGTCATATGCCATGACAGCCAATATGAGACATTCTGTAGAGCCCAGTGAGAATATGAAATACAGCTGCAGGATGCAGCCGGTGAAGGAAATTGTTTGGCTTTTCCCTAACATGACACCAATAGCCTTGGGGGCGCAGGCCGTGGTGTACCAGATCTCCAGGAAGGAGAGATTGCAGAGAAAGAAATACATGGGGCTGTGGAGCCACGGGTGGGTCCACACTAAGGATATAATAAACATATTCCCTACAACTGTAAGGAAATACATAATTGAAAACACCATTGCAAGGGAAATCCGAAAATACCAAGTGCCGGGAAAGCCCAGGAGTATGAATTGCTGCACGCTGGTTTGGTTTTCTATTTCTCCTCCAGCCATGAGGTCCATCTGTCAAAACATGAGGGATTATAAAGGTATTTAAACATGTTGAATACATTTTGGGATATGCAAATATGAAGCGCCAAATACCTTAGCCTATCAGGGCACCTATAAAATATCTGCAGATCCACAACCCTGAAACTCTGCCCACATTTTCTAAAACACTTTCAAGATACCTATCTGGGCTCTAGGATTGTGGGATTTGACACCGCATCTGGTAGGCTTGGCTCTTGCTTGAACTCACTTCTCTGGTGAAATACAAGGAACAGGATTCCAGGCTGAAATTCTAAGGGAGTTGATCACTTTAGGGCTCCCTCTAAAATCTCAGCTATAATCCTGAGAACCCTGATTAAAGATAAGATAAGGGAAGGGAATCAAGTACTACTCAACACCATTCTGTCAACAGGACTTCTGTTCCTAAGCCACTTATATTCCCTgatcttcaatgggagttgtgcttcTTAGGCCTAGAGCTGGTAAAAATACAACATAATACAAGAAATAAttagacaaaacttttttttatgttgaaaaataccattttgcTGGAACAGAAATATTTCACGGAAACATATCGGTTTCAACAAAAGTGCCATCCGAGTATGTCcttaggtccaggatggaattacTGATCAAAATGAGAACAAATGATGAGGACTAATGCCAAAGCCTGGTAGCATGTGCACTTGCCAAGATCTGAGTTCCACTTCTGACTCAACCAGACTTGGGATTTGAACACAATGCTCCCATGACCTGGGTAACTGCTCTAACCACCTGCCTGTAGTGGGCTGATCTTTTATGCATCTTATTTCTACTGCCAAATTTTTTGAAAAGTCTTGTGTTCTTTCCATATCAGAACAAAACAACATTGAAatcttgagattttttttttcaaaaaatgaaaatcCAATTTCCAGTCGGTCCCACTTAGACCCTTTAGAAAATCCCTCCTCAAATTCTCAGGAACAAGGGAGTGACATTAGAAATTAGGAATAATGGTTATCACTTATTGTGTGTCTTCTGATAGAATCTTAAGGTCCCATCTATGGTTGGGACTCCATTGTGTTGCACAAGGCACAAACATAGCACAGAATCCATCCCTAGTCCAAAAATCTTACACTTTAAAGACAAGccaggaaagcagggagagagaaataacaaaaaaaacctgtttctCAGAAACACAATAAAATTGTTTCCCAATTTCCCTTTCACATAACAACTGCCCTCATTCACCCACCTCCCTTAGGGTCAGTTTCCAGTCAAACACTTGGATCCTGGGCTAGACCAGAACAATAGTCTAACTAGTTAGACATGACATTCTAAACATTGTTGGTTACCAAATCCTTAAGAAACAACTTGTAATGCACTTTACAATTCTATGAACTTCTGCCACTGTGTACAAAGGACACTGCTCCCTGAACAGAGATAGACATCAGATTATAGAAGAAAGTTATTGTAGCCTGGGTATTTTCAAATGAATCACAGCAATAAAAGCTGTGCAACTAACTCCCTtatgcttctttgaaaatcccagctgtaATATCTATCCTCTCTATTTGAATTGGTTTTTGCACAGATAACAATATTTAGCACTTGTACAGCTCTTTACATCTTGAAAGCAATGTGAAAAGAGTGGTTATTCATCCACACAACATGCCTAGACACTAATGGCCTGATTCAAGGCACTTTGAGGTGAATGTTTGACTAGATCAGTAAGATTGTGCCCATTTTAAGGTGAGGAAACTAAAGCAGGGATATGAAGTGATATGTTCAACTCACAATGACAGCTGAGGACAGAACACAAGAGACGAGATTCCCACTTCTCTGCACTGATTGGAAATGGGTGGGCATCTATCAATCTTTCTATGTATCTATACATATATTTTCTTCTTTGCCTCAGTAAAGTTACTATACCAGTAAATTCCACAGGTTAACGTATTGGAAATTTTCCATTATCACATTTTTTTCAAGAGGCACTATCTTTTTGATGAAACAAAGATTTTTGCAAATCAATCATTCAATAGAGTAATTTTGGGACTTTCATCCATTCAATAACAAGAAGAAGTTGTTTCTGGTGACtaaagaacaaaatgttttgactgaaAACTGGTTtatgaaagttttttttctttgttttttttcccacaaaatcctgaaaaagaaaatttgagaataacaaaaatattttaatttgttaTAAATTTTGATACAAAGATCAACTTTCCCAACTGACTCGATTAGTTACACAATTTACAAATaatagtatttccttttgttcatCCTAGATTTCATACTATATTAGAAAAAAAGTGATAAGATAGACTCATTCCTTGAGTACAGGTGTGTTGACTCTTCAATGAGGCAAACTTTTTGAACAGCAATTTTCAGGTAGCTCACATTACCAGGAAAGGCAAAACTATTTCTCAATACAGCTACTTCAAACTTTAATTCCAGGATAGGCTGGATCTGGCTAGTGGATCAAACTTACCATGTCTTCTGATAGAGCTTGTCAATACAAACTCCCTTCATTCACAATGTTTTTTCTCTCCAGATGACACACAATAGCCTTGGCTGCTGAAAAATAACATGGTTTATCTTGCTTTCTCCCCACCTAAATATATAACAAATATAGAATACTTCACACCTGGTTCACATTTACATTAAGGTCATATTACACTGCAGTAACAATATAAAGGGACCTTAAAATGTATGTAATAAGTATAATTCACTCTGATTTTAAACTCCCATTCTACTGCAAGAGTGGTGTGAAGtgttagtataaatgagaatgtGCCTCTTCAAAACCAAAAGTCTTGGGCAAATTTTATAGATTTTGCTGTTGATAGGAAACTCCTTCCACCATCATCCAACTGGCTTTACCCCTACCTACCTTGTTAATGAACTGCAGCTCAAATTGGCTGCATGAGGAGATTAGTTTTGTACTCCACCCCCACCTTCTCAGCACCCTGAGGATATTCAATCACAACAGAATTTCACAGACTTCCCTAGACTGTATAACAGACTCTGCTGAGTCAGGCTAGTGTCCTGGTGTAAGCACAGTACTGGCAGCCTGGAGACCAGCATTCTAGTCCTGTCTTCGCCAAATGCTTACTACACAGCTTTGGTGTGTTACTTAAGTCCCCTCTCAACCTCATTTTCTCCAGTGATAAAATTATGACAATAGCcccttacttcttgtcctgctttcagtggacatgaagaacaattgatcactgtcctttatatatatatatatatatatatatatatatatatatgaagactgttatcagatcctccctctgtcttcttttctcaagactaaacatgaccaGTTTTTTTACCCTTTCCTCACAGattaggttttctaaacctttcatcatttttgttgctctcctctggactctctccaaagtTGCAGTGGACCACATAAACATATTTAAGTTAAGATGCTGTGTCTTCTCCCTATAGACAAgccctagggccagattttttaaactattaagcatctagtggaattttcaaaccTTCTagttgccatgagtgcaggggactggactagatgacatttcaagatcccttccagtcctactgtTCTTTGAGTTCTACTATTCTATGAGTcaatagatagattagattagattaattTAAATTGGAGTTGGTCTCCCTtagtcttctttgaaaatcctagcctaaATCTCGGTAAGGGGAAGGAAGATCCGGTGCATAATTTTAGCAATTATTTTACGCCTTACTTAAATGTTATTCAGTCCTTGGCTCTTTAGTCGATTAGCTGAACTTCAAAATTTAACTGtaaatcctattttcaaaagtgatttagggctagattagtcaaaatatttaggcacctgctgggattttcagaacacCTAAGTACCTAAAACATTGGTTTATATTGAAAAGGGAGGAAATATAATTGTTGATTGCCTATGTTGATTAGActttgataaaaaaaaatgtaaggctgggattttcaaaggtgtctgagcgagttaggcacccaactccatTACATTTCATAACTCCCTTAGGATCCTTTGCAAATTCAAATCCAAATAGGGGAGGGGACCAAATTTAAGTCATAAATTAACCTGATAGTGTAACTTTAATGAAAAATCAGAATACCAAAAACAAGCCATCAAACAAAATTCTGAACGTTCACTGTAAAAGTCATTGATAGATTTCAAGTTAGGGAGAactttttcaaaagtggcttctAATTCTGAATGCCCCAAATTTGAGACTTCAGGAGTAATCCATCTGTTAAAGAAACTTTTGGCCAGCACtggaacctgatttttttttctgaagttgTTTTAGAAACTCGGCATATCATAGTTTTGCTATATTTGTGAGGTTTATGGTTTGTTTAGCACAGATGGCTAGGAGTGAGGATACCTGGATTCTGTGCCTAGCTCTTTTAGGGACACATAGAATAGCTGTTATATCAGTACTCTTGGATTCTATTCCCACCTCCTTGAGAGGTGTTAGGATGGTGGTTGGAGCAGAGTAGGGGCTGAGAaacagggctcctgggttctgttcacaGTTCTGGTTGAGAAGTAATGTTCCACTGACTAAATGGGGAGAAGAACTGCAGAATCCTGGCACAGCTGGTCAAGAATGTTTGAAATTCACAGTTTAGACTAAATTTCTCATGAGAATTAAAAATTCTGATTAAAAAGGGATgcattttttgtgatttttttaaaggaaaattgttTCCTGTTTTTTGGTCCTCTCTGGCCCTGAGCTTTGCTGTAATTGGCTCATTGCATGACCTTGCACACCTCAGTCTCAATTTGCCAAAGGAGGTTGAAACTGACTCATTATTTTCAACCACCAAAAATGAATGCTGGTTTATATATGTAAGTTGTTATTTATGCTCAAAAATTAGGCAACTGTCCTTTGAACTGCAACTTGGTATAACATCCTCGCTCCAACTTGGGACTTCAGCATGCTTAGAACCTGAGACTTTCTGTACAAAAAGAATTAAATGTCTTATTGACCTACCTCTGCTCTCACTGGCCCAATGAcaaaaatcctattgacttcctggggagcagaattaggcctaTATTGAGAACTTTTGAAAAGCTCACCCTATTTAGCAGGGATTTTCAAAACAGACTATGGGTTTTTGTTCACTTCTTACTGACTCTTAGAGAATGCTGAATGCCGAACACCCAGAGGTCCCATTTGAAAATGATTTTGCTCCTGAATCTTGAATAATTTACAGGAAAAATGTTGGttttttctgttgaaaatttTCAGGGTTTTGTCAAAAAgacaacccctccctccccccccccacacacacacaaaccaactttttatttgaaaattttcaatttaaaacaataacaatataaattaaaataaaataaatcttgggctttggatggtGACCCCATGGGAAAAAATATGTGTCACTGACAAAAACTAAAAATTGTGTTTTTCAAGGAACACCTGAAAATGGAATTTCTATcatgaaagtttttttttgtcaaaaagccaatttccactgaaaaaaaattTCCATGGCAAAATTTATGACAAGCTTAAAATTCACCCTGTGAGCAGGAAGGCTCCAGAAATGTAATAGCAATATCATATTTTAAGCCTTAAAACATTATTTCTTGCCTCTTTTAATTATCTGTTTTTTCTGTGCATCAAAATCATATGCATCCCACAAAGCCATGGTTGTGTTTAATCATTTTAATTTCTAGTCTTCATTTGTTTTGGCAGGGAAAACAGCTGACCGCACTAGAAAAGGGCAATCACACTATTGTGAAGGAATTTATTCTCCTGGGTTTCCCTGGGACCCAATATTTGCAGATCTCGCTCTTCGTGCTCTTCCTTGTCATGTACTTCTTGACAGTCACAGGAAATGTGTTAATCATAGTCCTAGTGGCAACCAGCCATCACCTCTGCATCCCAATGTACTTCTTTCTCTGCAATCTCTCCTTCCTGGAGGTATGGTACACCACAGCATGTATCCCAAAGATACTTGCCAACCTTGTGTCCCAAAGCAAATCCATCTCCTTCAACAGCTGTGTCCTACAGATGAATTTTGTTTTCTCCCTAGGATGCACAGAGTATTTTCTCTTGGCTGTCATGGCCTATGACCACTATTTGGCTATATGCTATCCATTGTACCATAGCTCCATCATGAACAGCACCTTGACTGCTCAGCTGGCTGTTGGCTCTTGGCTGAGTGGTTTCCAACTATTTCTGTCCAGGCATTTCTGATCACCAGGTTGTCCTTCTGTGGCCCTACGGTCATCAATCACTTTTTTTGTGACATAGCACCATGGATAGTTCTTTCCCACACAGATTCCTACCTTGTTGATCTGGTGGCCTTTATCATCTCATTTATCATCATCCTGGGCTCCTGTGTCATAACCCTGGTATCCTACTTCTACATCATCACCACTATACTGAGAATACCATCAGATAAAGGATGGAGAAGGGCCTTTTCAACTTGCTCTTCCCATCTCACGGTCATGATTATCTGGTACAGTTTGACCATTTTCCTAAATGTCAAACCTTCCATGCAGAACTCATTGGAATTGACCAAAATAGTCACCATCTTGAATACTATTGTCACACCCCTGTTGAACCCTTTCATCTACACACTGAGGAACCCAGAGGTAAAAGAAGCCCTGAGACTTGTATTCAGGGAAGTGATGTTTTTCAAAATGTCCTGGAGGTTATTGACTGTCACAGAATATGCGGTGAAAGAAAAATAAGTCTGAAAATGGAAGATATACCAAAGTTTATAGTGTACGGGGAAAAAATCCCACAATCCCTTAAGGCCGGAATTCTAGAGATAATTAGATGCCTAGCTCCAATGGAAATCAATGTGAGTTAGGTGactaaatacctttaacaatctGGTCCTTAGTGTCTCACATCCTTGAACATTTACAACCAAATTGCTaaacatatttaggtgcctaatgggattttctaTGAGTTTTAAAGGCctagatgcttttaaaaaaaaccctaagcacctaaatacctttcaaaatccaGCCCTTATGTTACTTTGTATTTAATTTACAATTAAGCAAATCGAACATGtgtcaattatttatttatattaaagcATGGCCTATGCAGATgatatagatcaggggtccccaacccccggtccgcggcccggtaccggtccgcggcctcttagaaactgggccgcgaaccgacccagtggacctcccgcaggcgtgcctgcgggaggtctacccgagccgcgggacgagcgctccctccgcagtcatgcctgcgggaggtccgctgctcccggggctccggtagacccggttcgctggtcgcgcggctcagctggaccgcccgcaggcacgcctgcgggaggtccaccggctccggttgagctgccgcagccgtgcctgcgggcggtccagctgagccgcgcgaccagcgaaccgtccgcagtcatgcctgcggcagctcaaccggagccggtggacctcccccaggcgtgccggcgggcggtccagctgagccgcgcgaccagcgaaccgggtctaccggagccccgggagcagcggacctcccgcaggcatgactgcggagggagcgctcgtcccgcggctcgggtagacctcccgcaggcacgcctgcgggaggtccactgggtcggttcgcggcccagtttctaagaggccgcggaccggtaccgggccgcggaccgggggttggggacccctgatctatatcATCTGCATAGGCCATgctttaatataaataaataattgacaCATGTTCGATTTGCTTAATTGTAAATTAAATACAAAGTAACATAAGGGCtggattttgaaaggtatttaggtgcttagggttttttttaaaagcatctagGCCTTTAAAACTCAtagaaaatcccattaggcacctaaatatgtttAGCAATTTGGTTGTAAATGTTCAAGGATGTGAGACACTAAGGACCagattgttaaaggtatttagtCACCTAACTCACATTGATTTCCATTGGATCTAGGCATCTAATTtgagcaggaaaaaaa
The sequence above is a segment of the Mauremys mutica isolate MM-2020 ecotype Southern chromosome 12, ASM2049712v1, whole genome shotgun sequence genome. Coding sequences within it:
- the LOC123346922 gene encoding olfactory receptor 6F1-like, encoding MMDLMAGGEIENQTSVQQFILLGFPGTWYFRISLAMVFSIMYFLTVVGNMFIISLVWTHPWLHSPMYFFLCNLSFLEIWYTTACAPKAIGVMLGKSQTISFTGCILQLYFIFSLGSTECLILAVMAYDRYLAICHPLRYSSLMNSTVSAQLALISWLCGFLVISVLASLISRLSFCGPNIINHFFCDIDSWIALSCTDTSLVELATFIVSINVLLGSCAITLISYIYIISTICRIPSAQGLQKAFSTCSAHLTVVTIWYGSTIFLYVKPSAQNSLDLNKIVNVFNTIVTPLLNPFIYTLRNKEVKRALEKVISGM